A window from Parus major isolate Abel chromosome 27, Parus_major1.1, whole genome shotgun sequence encodes these proteins:
- the KRT222 gene encoding keratin-like protein KRT222 isoform X2 has product MDRDAEALKAARAELCEARRQWHHMQIEIESLHAVEKGLERSLRATEQQYHMQLQNLEGEIECLEKELLDVRRGIEKQLREHEILLNTRMKLEEEIATYRSLLEQEESRFRCSIPAQKDEKKPSTSKITFMLPSEGVKKHKPKKVELMTKQAILDGNIMKESAEAHGTVQTEKVDEVIKEWEGSFFKDNPRLRKKSVSLRFDLHLAATEEGCLHTKKKTLPDIEVRLVMRRSCSIPSIKP; this is encoded by the exons ATGGACAGAGATGCAGAAGCACTAAAGGCAGCCAGAGCAGAACTGTGTGAAGCCCGACGGCAGTGGCACCACATGCAGATCGAAATCGAGTCTCTCCACGCTGTG gaaaagggTTTGGAACGTTCACTGAGGGCCACAGAACAGCAGTACCACATGCAGCTACAAAATCTGGAAGGTGAGATTGAATGCTTGGAGAAAGAGTTGTTGGATGTGAGAAGGGGAATTGAGAAACAGCTTCGAGAGCACGAAATTCTCCTGAACACGAGGATGAAGCTGGAGGAGGAAATAGCGACATATCGCAGTCTGTTGGAGCAAGAAGAAAGCAG gttcCGTTGCTCAATACCCGCtcagaaggatgaaaaaaagcccagcaCTAGCAAGATCACCTTTATGCTGCCTTCAG AGGGTGTAAAGAAGCACAAACCAAAGAAGGTGGAACTGATGACAAAACAAGCAATCCTAGATGGAAATATCATGAAGGAAAGTGCTGAAGCCCATGGCACTGTACA GACAGAAAAAGTGGATGAAGTTATTAAGGAATGGGAAGGTTCTTTCTTTAAGGACAACCCTCGCTTAAGGAAAAAGTCCGTTTCCTTGCGTTTTGATCTCCACCTGGCAGCCACAGAGGAAGGGTGTTtgcacacaaaaaagaaaaccctccCCGACATTGAAGTCAGGCTGGTGATGAGGAGATCCTGCAGCATCCCATCCATCAAACCTTAA